Genomic window (Coriobacteriia bacterium):
CCCGCAGGCCACGGGGCAGTGCCGGCGCTGGCTTGCCCGCAACCTTCCCGGCCGGACGGTCGTGGCCGCCAACTCGACAGCGGAGGCCGTGCAGAGGGCGGTGGGCGACCCGACGGTTGCCGCGGTGGGAACCCGGTTGGCGGCCGACCTTCACGGCGGCGAAGTGCGCGAGCCTGCGATCGAGGACTACGCCGGCAACCAGACGAGATTCGTGGTCATCGGGCGCGGCCTCAGGGAGCGTACGGGAGACGACAAGACCTCGCTCGCGCTCTTTCTCAAGGCGGACAAGGCCGGCGCGCTGCTGATGATCCTGTCGGAGTTCGCTTACGCTGAGATCAGTCTGACGAAGATCCAGTCGCGCCCGACGAAGCGCCAGCTGGGCGACTACATGTTCTTCGTCGACTTCCACGGGCATGTCGAGGATGCGCACGTCCGTACCGCGCTCGACTGCCTACGGCTCAAGTTGCGCGAGGTGAAGGTGCTCGGCAGCTACCCGTGCGCAGCGAGCCAGGTCTGAGAAGCCCGGCTCAGCGCTCGAAGACTCGGCCTGCGTCGTTGACGCCCGCCGTACGCTTGATGGCTGCGATGACCTTCGCCTCGCTGCCGCGTCCGGTCTCCACGACGTAGCGCCCGTCTCCCATGTCGAGGATGTTCGTCGACCGGACCTCGGCGGCCGCCAGCACTTCGTTGATGTCCGCGTCCTGCGTGATCCAGATCGAGATGACCCCGTCCACCGGCTCCAGACCGGAGACGCGTACGATGACCTTGTCGCCGTCATCGCTCGCGCCTGAATCCGCGCCGCCGCAGTCCCTGAGAAGGAGCAGTAGAAGGATGATGGCGATGATTCCGAGGATCGTGAGCACCAGCCCCCAGAGGCTGCGCTTCGGCCGCTGCTCCTCGGCGTCAGGATCTGCGGGGTCGTAGGGCTCGGCTATCGGGTCTGGTGTCTCCGGCGTCATCCGGGCCCCCTCTCAGTCGGCGAAACGTCGAACCGGGCAGCGCCTCGGTCCCCTTGTTCCTCAGTATAGCTGGCGATCAGGCACCCGCGTCACAGGTCAGGACTCCAGATGCGCCAGCGGTGTTCGGGATCCGATTTCGCGGCGTACATCGCCAAGTCGGCCTTGACCACCACGGAGCGCGCGTCGTCTTCCTCGGGATCGAAGATGGCGAAGCCGATCGAAGCATCTACGACACAGTCGGCTCCGCACACGGTCATCGGTGCGCAGATCGCATCGTGCAGGCGCTCGGCGAGCGGACCGAGCTCCTCGCGTGATTGAAGGCGCGGGAGCACGACGACGAACTCGTCACCACCGAGCCGTGCGACCAGATCCTGTTCTCGAATGAGCGACTGGATGCGCCGACCGACCTCTATGAGCACCTGGTCGCCGGTCTCATGGCCGTGAGCATCGTTGATCGGCTTGAACTTGTCCAAGTCCAGATAGGCAAGGGCGAGCACGTCGTGGTGTCGATGAACTCCGGCTATGGCGATTCGCAGACGATCCTCGAAGGCCGGGCGGTTGGGAAGACCGGTAAGCGAGTCGTGATAGGCGAGGTGCACCAGTCGGCTCCGCGCCGCTTCAAGTTCGCGCATGTCGTGTATCACGGAGAGGATGGCCGGCCCGAGGGGCGTCTCGACCCTGCGCGCTCTCACCCGCGTGGGCAGCACCGTTCCATCCTTGCGCAGTAGGCCCGAGTCGAAGTCGAGCCCGCCGTCGTGAAGGATGGCCTCGAGGCGCCCTGCGGCGCCTCGGATCGAGTCCGGATCCACCCAGCCGAACGGTTTGAGGGCGCGCATCTCCTCGTCGGTGTACCCCAGTGCGCTCAGGGCGCCGGACGAGTAGTAAGACAGCTCGCCGTCGGGCCCGTGCACCAACACCGGATCGGGAGACGCATCGAACAGCGCGTGCCACATCTCGACCCGCTGCTCAGGGGTCAGCTCCGCGTCGAGGCTGGTCTTGTGTCGGTCGGTATCGCTCATGTGCGTAGCATACCCGCCTAAGCGTAGGGAGTCGTCGCCCGCGGGTCTGTCGCCTAACGGGGACTGGACTTGCGGGAGCGATACATCGCGAGGTCGGCGCGGGTGAGCAGCGACTCGGCGTTCTCTCCCGGCTGCCGTATGGCGGAGCCCAAGCTGGCGCTCACCGTGATGGTTGTCGATCCGAGGTCCATCGGACGCGCGA
Coding sequences:
- the pheA gene encoding prephenate dehydratase, encoding MVKYAFLGPAGTFTEEALLSLGVPDVEPVPCVSLEEVFEAVARGQADAGVVPIENSVEGSVNATLDSLAFDTQLEIQSELVLDIHHALITAPGVDLAAVATVVSHPQATGQCRRWLARNLPGRTVVAANSTAEAVQRAVGDPTVAAVGTRLAADLHGGEVREPAIEDYAGNQTRFVVIGRGLRERTGDDKTSLALFLKADKAGALLMILSEFAYAEISLTKIQSRPTKRQLGDYMFFVDFHGHVEDAHVRTALDCLRLKLREVKVLGSYPCAASQV
- a CDS encoding sensor domain-containing diguanylate cyclase: MSDTDRHKTSLDAELTPEQRVEMWHALFDASPDPVLVHGPDGELSYYSSGALSALGYTDEEMRALKPFGWVDPDSIRGAAGRLEAILHDGGLDFDSGLLRKDGTVLPTRVRARRVETPLGPAILSVIHDMRELEAARSRLVHLAYHDSLTGLPNRPAFEDRLRIAIAGVHRHHDVLALAYLDLDKFKPINDAHGHETGDQVLIEVGRRIQSLIREQDLVARLGGDEFVVVLPRLQSREELGPLAERLHDAICAPMTVCGADCVVDASIGFAIFDPEEDDARSVVVKADLAMYAAKSDPEHRWRIWSPDL